From Macrobrachium rosenbergii isolate ZJJX-2024 chromosome 22, ASM4041242v1, whole genome shotgun sequence, the proteins below share one genomic window:
- the LOC136850431 gene encoding tigger transposable element-derived protein 1-like — translation MSTKQEYWKRMPQQSYIHKEATMIPGFKAYKDRLTLLLGGNVAGCKLKPLVIYHSKNPRALKRIDKNMLPVHYHHNEKAWITAMLFEDWFVHCFIPEVKDYCGENKILFKILLILDSAPGHPQNIGDINENIKVVFLPPNTTSLIQPMDQGAVATFKAYYLLNMFAQAVQATDKEEKDLRTFWKEFNVEHWKGVEGGKEECMNGVWKNLLQVYVNSFKGFSKDEEVVEINKKILTLGRSLDLEIDEKHVQDLLDVQDVELTAQDLIALAEERKRAEEGRRN, via the coding sequence ATGTCGACGAAACAGGAGTATTGGAAGCGTATGCCTCAGCAGTCCTACatccataaagaagcaacaatgatacctgggtttaaggcatacaaagatcgactgactctcctgcttgggggaaatgtggctgggtGTAAACTTAAGCCACTCGTGATTTATCACTCCAAAAATCCAAGGGCATTAAAGAGAATCGACAAGAATATGCTTCCTGTGCATTACCATCATAATGAGAAAGCATGGATAACTGCAATGCTGTTCGAAGACTGGTTTGTGCAttgctttattccagaagtgaaagattattgtGGGGAAAACAAAATCCtcttcaaaattctgctgattctagACAGTGCTCCCGGCCACCCTCAGAACATCGGAGATATTAACGAGAACataaaagttgtgtttctgccaccaaacacaacttctctcatacaacccatggaCCAGGGTGCTGTGGCTACGTTCAAGGCCTATTATCTTCTGAACATGTTTGCTCAGGCTGTTCAGGCTACGGATAAAGAGGAGAAAGATCTCAGAactttctggaaggaattcaatgTTGAACATTGGAAAGGTgtggaaggaggtaaagaagaatgtatgaatggggtttggaaaaatctgctacaagtgtatgtgaactcattTAAAGGTTTCAGTAAGGAtgaagaagttgtggaaattaataaaaagatcttgacacttgggagaagtttagatttagaaattgatgAGAAACACGTCCAAGATCTTTTAGATGTGCAAGATGTAGAGCTAACTGCACAAGATTTAATTGcacttgcagaagagagaaaaagagcagaagaaggaagaagaaattga